A single genomic interval of Stieleria maiorica harbors:
- a CDS encoding PP2C family protein-serine/threonine phosphatase — protein MASSTFQRLDCHFVDDAACVEYGSESLGIRSAAASVCGGRDYNEDRVYRCDRSQVYLVADGMGGHHGGAMASQIAVETIPSVWRNSVFEHTLTYSGIQAAYGNSLDWAVGEMSAVARKHCQYEQMGCTLAAAFVYSGRMYYGNIGDCRVYLLQRNKLMRLTKDETLVQNMVDAGIISADEARSHRWRHIVTNGISVQGFKHSPRLRSAQIAEGDLVMLTSDGLTDELTDDEIEQIMRSCSDPQACVDQLIMAAIDREARDNVSCVVFQT, from the coding sequence ATGGCCAGTTCCACTTTTCAGCGACTTGATTGCCACTTCGTCGACGATGCGGCTTGTGTCGAATACGGTAGTGAATCGCTCGGGATTCGCTCGGCGGCCGCATCGGTTTGCGGCGGTCGCGACTACAACGAAGACCGAGTCTATCGTTGCGATCGAAGTCAGGTGTACTTGGTCGCCGATGGGATGGGAGGCCATCACGGCGGGGCGATGGCCAGTCAGATTGCGGTGGAGACGATCCCGTCGGTCTGGCGGAATAGCGTGTTCGAACACACGCTCACGTATTCCGGGATCCAGGCAGCGTACGGGAATTCGCTGGACTGGGCGGTCGGCGAAATGTCAGCGGTCGCGCGAAAGCATTGCCAATATGAACAGATGGGATGCACGTTGGCCGCCGCGTTTGTCTACAGCGGGCGAATGTATTACGGGAATATCGGCGACTGCCGCGTCTACCTGCTGCAGCGAAACAAATTGATGCGGTTGACCAAGGATGAAACGTTGGTCCAGAACATGGTGGATGCCGGCATCATCAGTGCAGACGAGGCTCGGTCTCACCGTTGGCGTCACATCGTCACCAACGGAATCAGCGTGCAGGGATTCAAGCATTCGCCGCGTTTGCGGTCGGCGCAGATCGCCGAGGGCGACTTGGTCATGTTGACTTCCGATGGGCTGACCGACGAGCTGACCGATGACGAAATCGAACAGATCATGCGGTCGTGTTCGGACCCCCAAGCGTGCGTCGATCAACTGATCATGGCGGCGATCGATCGCGAGGCGCGCGACAACGTCTCGTGCGTCGTCTTCCAAACATGA
- a CDS encoding Rid family hydrolase, whose protein sequence is MLMSQQQHRVVQLDDVTRVALMITPPNQGSPIDQAREAISTIRDILNRQPVEMSLTKQTVFVRSVEDIDTLGNLFKAYYRDRVPATSFVIQPPCAGQALAIEAWALGGDGIEVCFPLPDLVTVTYDQLRWIYVAGITSPHDATCAYDEAKHCFGLLAERLRHVGATFNDVCRIWLYQGGITQPERDAGGETIERYRELNRARADFFQQLESVGQINTSRDGQAFYPASTGIGMAGPGMTVSCLGLQTSRDDVSLHPLENPRQTSAFDYARKYSPRSPLFSRAMAVKIGDHATTWISGTASILDSETVHSGDVEKQTHQTIDNIQNLISDKNFRQHGLAGMGAALTDLAKVRVYVKHPRDYQTCRAIVESRFGPVPAIYAVADVCRPDLLVEIEGVAFSDVTHSP, encoded by the coding sequence ATGTTAATGAGCCAGCAGCAGCACCGCGTCGTCCAATTGGATGACGTCACACGGGTGGCATTGATGATCACGCCGCCCAACCAAGGCAGCCCGATCGACCAAGCCCGGGAAGCGATTTCGACGATCCGGGACATCTTGAACCGACAACCGGTCGAAATGTCGTTGACCAAGCAGACCGTATTTGTCCGATCGGTCGAAGACATCGACACACTCGGGAACCTGTTCAAAGCGTACTACCGGGACCGTGTCCCGGCGACCAGCTTTGTGATCCAACCGCCTTGTGCGGGACAAGCACTGGCCATCGAGGCCTGGGCGTTGGGAGGCGACGGAATCGAAGTCTGTTTCCCGCTGCCCGACCTGGTCACCGTCACCTACGATCAGCTCCGCTGGATCTACGTCGCCGGCATCACATCGCCGCACGACGCCACGTGTGCCTACGATGAAGCGAAACACTGCTTTGGCTTGCTGGCCGAACGGCTGCGGCATGTCGGGGCGACCTTCAACGACGTCTGCCGAATCTGGTTGTACCAAGGCGGCATCACCCAGCCGGAACGAGACGCTGGTGGGGAAACGATCGAACGTTATCGAGAACTGAACCGGGCACGTGCCGACTTCTTTCAACAGCTGGAATCGGTCGGGCAAATCAACACCTCGCGCGACGGGCAGGCGTTCTACCCGGCCAGCACCGGGATCGGGATGGCCGGCCCCGGAATGACTGTCAGTTGCCTGGGGCTGCAGACAAGTCGCGACGATGTCTCGCTGCATCCGCTGGAAAACCCACGCCAAACGTCGGCGTTTGACTACGCACGAAAGTACTCGCCTCGAAGCCCGCTGTTTTCACGCGCGATGGCCGTCAAGATCGGCGACCATGCGACCACCTGGATCTCCGGCACGGCCAGTATTCTGGATTCGGAAACCGTTCATTCGGGCGACGTCGAAAAGCAGACCCACCAGACGATCGACAACATCCAAAACTTGATCAGCGACAAGAACTTCCGGCAGCACGGGCTGGCGGGAATGGGCGCCGCGTTGACGGATTTGGCCAAGGTTCGTGTTTATGTCAAACATCCACGCGACTATCAGACCTGTCGGGCGATCGTCGAATCCCGATTCGGACCCGTGCCGGCGATCTACGCCGTGGCCGACGTGTGCCGTCCCGATCTGCTGGTCGAGATCGAAGGAGTCGCTTTCTCTGACGTGACCCATTCGCCCTAG
- a CDS encoding DUF1553 domain-containing protein translates to MSSRPFGPQDFGVIRIRNYRFRRHREPWSPIWLLAGAASLSITVLSGLVWWLTAPPPTSLSAQATDQRVAGAAVRSATMPPDHGASESSKLSLRTIPDDRRLLARADSNGRGAARSTNAATMVTASGLGRSVPAAVPDLREIYESIDPIHGRNAVDDDVFRKLIALGIKPAKLCSDEVFLRRVYIDVLGTLPTVDEARSFLDNHQEDKRKTLIDELLQRPEFADYWAMKWCDVLRVKAEFPVNLWPAAAQAYHRWIRRSLHNNLPYDRFARALLTSSGSNFRTPQVNFYRALESKEPEAISHVVALTFLGERTDHWPQSKRVGVGKFFSKVGYKPTGEWKEEIVFFDPRRNGADPNQAVGALYPSGVSVTIPPDQDPREVFADWLTDRRNPWFARAVTNRIWYWLVGRGIVDPPDDVRHDNPPANLPLLNTLARQLIESDYDMKHVFRLILNSSAYQMSCIPQSDDHAAATHFAYYPTRRLDAEVLIDAICQITGTTETYMSIIPEPFTFLPDHHRAIRLPDGSITSSFLEMFGRPARDTGLVSERNNRLTASQALHLLNSNHIRNKIDRGPGIRSLVSQGRDRWDTAERIYLAVLSRRPNENELTTAGALCDDPSGAQELAWILINSDEFLFRH, encoded by the coding sequence ATGTCCAGCCGCCCCTTCGGACCCCAAGATTTCGGAGTCATTCGAATACGGAACTACCGTTTTCGACGACACCGAGAACCTTGGAGCCCGATCTGGTTGTTGGCCGGTGCCGCGTCCCTGTCGATCACCGTCCTGAGCGGATTGGTCTGGTGGCTGACCGCCCCGCCGCCGACAAGTCTGTCGGCGCAAGCGACGGATCAACGCGTCGCGGGCGCCGCAGTTCGGTCGGCGACGATGCCACCGGACCATGGAGCCTCTGAATCCTCGAAACTAAGTCTCCGTACAATCCCCGACGACCGACGCTTGTTGGCCCGAGCCGACTCGAACGGTCGCGGTGCTGCCCGATCCACCAATGCGGCAACGATGGTCACCGCCTCCGGTCTGGGCCGCTCCGTTCCCGCTGCGGTTCCCGATCTCCGCGAGATCTACGAAAGCATCGACCCGATCCACGGCCGCAATGCCGTCGACGATGACGTCTTTCGGAAACTGATCGCGCTTGGCATCAAGCCTGCCAAGCTGTGTTCCGACGAAGTGTTCCTCCGCCGCGTCTACATCGACGTCCTGGGAACTCTTCCGACGGTGGACGAAGCCCGTTCGTTCTTGGACAACCATCAGGAGGACAAACGCAAGACGCTGATCGATGAATTGCTCCAGCGACCGGAGTTTGCCGACTATTGGGCGATGAAGTGGTGCGATGTATTGCGTGTCAAAGCGGAGTTCCCGGTCAACCTGTGGCCGGCCGCCGCCCAGGCCTATCACCGCTGGATCCGCCGGTCACTGCACAACAACTTGCCCTACGATCGATTCGCACGTGCGTTGCTGACTTCCTCGGGTAGCAATTTCCGCACACCGCAAGTCAACTTTTATCGCGCGCTCGAGAGCAAAGAACCCGAGGCGATTTCGCACGTGGTCGCATTGACGTTTCTCGGCGAACGCACCGACCATTGGCCGCAGTCGAAACGTGTCGGCGTGGGAAAGTTCTTCAGCAAGGTCGGCTACAAACCGACCGGCGAATGGAAGGAAGAGATCGTCTTCTTTGATCCGCGGCGCAACGGAGCCGATCCCAATCAAGCCGTCGGCGCCCTGTACCCCAGCGGCGTGTCGGTCACGATTCCGCCGGATCAAGATCCACGCGAAGTGTTCGCCGACTGGCTGACCGATCGCCGCAATCCTTGGTTCGCCCGTGCCGTGACCAATCGGATTTGGTACTGGCTGGTCGGACGCGGCATCGTTGATCCACCAGACGATGTGCGGCACGACAACCCGCCGGCAAACCTGCCGCTGCTGAACACCCTGGCGCGACAGTTGATCGAGTCGGACTACGACATGAAGCATGTCTTTCGGCTGATCCTGAACTCCAGCGCCTACCAGATGTCGTGCATTCCGCAATCCGATGACCATGCCGCGGCCACGCATTTTGCCTACTACCCGACTCGTCGGTTGGACGCCGAAGTTCTGATCGACGCGATTTGCCAGATCACCGGGACGACCGAAACCTACATGAGCATCATCCCGGAACCGTTTACGTTCTTGCCGGACCATCATCGCGCGATCCGTTTGCCCGACGGCAGCATCACCAGCAGCTTCTTGGAAATGTTCGGCCGCCCGGCACGCGACACCGGATTGGTTTCCGAACGTAATAACCGACTGACGGCTTCCCAAGCATTGCACCTGCTCAACTCCAACCATATCCGCAACAAAATCGATCGTGGTCCGGGTATCCGAAGTTTGGTTTCCCAGGGCCGCGACCGTTGGGACACCGCCGAGCGAATTTATTTGGCCGTCCTGTCTCGCCGACCGAACGAAAATGAACTCACCACGGCAGGTGCACTCTGTGACGATCCGAGCGGAGCGCAAGAGCTTGCCTGGATCCTGATCAATAGTGATGAATTCCTGTTCCGACATTGA
- a CDS encoding DUF1501 domain-containing protein: MNQRQPARCGMLHRRQIIHGGAVNAAGLMMASQLISAHRAAADGGTAKTTATAADTPARQLDAAKAKAVIQIWLSGGPPHTDTFDPKPDSGSDYTGPLTTTSATNVTGIHVGQLLVELSKVADKYSLIRSVTHGVNGHETASYLTQTGRMPGRLVYPAAGAVVTAFKGFPETEPGAEENLIPPYIVLTSPQGRFSEAGFMGIKYKPFATGGDPNAARFAVEGIISPHLSKEQQLERRRLLREMNSLGNLIPDRPGLSLAAQSRQHAYDLIVGDAGRVFDLNTESDEVRIRYGRTRFGQSCLAARRLIESGCKFVTINHGGWDTHKDHFPSMRRKLPELDRGLATLIADLDDRGMLDSTIVWCIGEFGRTPKVASEPPWNGGRHHFGAVFSSLVAGGGFRGGHVVGASDARGETVHDRPVYPGDLIGTMYELLGIDPEASLPHPMGEFVRATPGADEGMKSGGRLDEIT, encoded by the coding sequence ATGAACCAAAGACAACCGGCCCGTTGCGGGATGCTCCACCGCCGCCAAATCATTCACGGTGGCGCAGTCAATGCCGCCGGATTGATGATGGCGTCACAATTGATCTCCGCACACCGCGCCGCCGCCGATGGCGGGACAGCGAAAACCACCGCGACCGCGGCGGACACGCCGGCGCGGCAACTGGATGCGGCAAAGGCCAAAGCCGTGATCCAAATCTGGTTGTCCGGCGGCCCGCCACACACCGACACTTTCGATCCGAAACCCGATTCGGGCAGCGACTACACCGGCCCATTGACGACCACCAGTGCGACCAATGTCACCGGAATCCACGTCGGGCAGTTGTTGGTCGAACTGAGCAAGGTCGCGGACAAGTATTCGTTGATTCGCAGTGTGACCCACGGCGTCAACGGTCACGAAACGGCTTCCTACCTGACTCAAACCGGACGGATGCCCGGCCGCTTGGTCTATCCCGCCGCCGGCGCGGTGGTGACGGCGTTCAAGGGGTTTCCAGAAACCGAGCCCGGGGCGGAAGAGAATCTGATCCCGCCGTACATCGTGTTGACCAGCCCCCAAGGTCGGTTCAGTGAAGCCGGTTTTATGGGCATCAAGTACAAACCGTTCGCCACCGGCGGTGACCCCAACGCGGCCAGATTCGCCGTGGAAGGGATCATTTCGCCGCATCTGTCGAAAGAACAACAGCTTGAAAGACGCCGGCTGCTCCGCGAAATGAACTCGCTGGGAAACCTGATCCCCGACCGGCCCGGTTTGTCGCTGGCGGCCCAATCGCGGCAACACGCCTATGACTTGATCGTCGGGGATGCCGGGAGAGTCTTTGATTTGAACACGGAATCCGACGAGGTGCGGATCCGTTATGGTCGCACCAGGTTCGGCCAGTCCTGTCTGGCGGCGCGGCGATTGATCGAAAGCGGTTGCAAATTCGTGACTATCAACCACGGCGGGTGGGACACCCACAAGGATCACTTTCCGTCGATGCGACGCAAACTGCCCGAACTCGATCGGGGATTGGCGACGTTGATCGCGGATCTGGATGACCGCGGGATGTTGGACAGCACCATCGTGTGGTGCATCGGCGAATTCGGCCGCACCCCCAAGGTCGCATCCGAACCGCCGTGGAACGGTGGTCGACATCACTTCGGCGCTGTTTTCTCGTCACTCGTCGCCGGTGGCGGATTCCGCGGCGGTCATGTCGTCGGCGCTTCGGATGCCCGCGGCGAAACCGTCCACGACCGACCGGTTTATCCCGGCGATCTGATCGGAACGATGTACGAATTGCTGGGCATCGACCCCGAAGCGAGTTTGCCGCATCCGATGGGCGAGTTTGTTCGCGCGACGCCCGGAGCGGACGAGGGAATGAAAAGCGGCGGACGGCTCGATGAGATCACGTGA
- a CDS encoding peptidase, whose translation MKHNQPLFVARSLAVLLIATLSPSVGAQNRGAAPHLAYVYPAGCERGMTCEVMVGGQFLKDAAEVDVSGEGVKAEIVRWYRPMTAGEYNNLNMKFREARERLVGQAVLRGNATNPTDQEIALAAGITEEQLREMEIYRRRDRDPKRQPNDQLEEQVTLRLTVALEAEPGKRELRFLGENSISNPIWFHIDRWIEVRESEPNDIVATEVTGRFPIVINGQIMPGDVDRFRMEAKQGMKLVIQVAARDVIPYLADAVPGWFQAVAVIVDASGEEVASADSFYFRQDPVLYFEVPHDGRYTLEIRDALYRGREDFVYRITVGELPLVTSVFPLGARVESESTIQLRGWNLTKTEQTIQTMSRQEYRPQRWYSSIQGDHVVRFPLQIDHWPEVSEEATNDDRATAQQVSTRMTINGRIEQPGDRDVYRINASGRIIAEIHARRLGSPLDSMLTLTDADGNEIAFNDDHEDLSQAMLTHHADSHLEASIGSQVDYFLTVSDAQGKGGPDFGYRLQLRSPQADYQLRVTPSTIMARAGQVVPITVFALRSDGFDQDIELSLVDPPPGFRLDGGVIPGESDQVRMTLSVPRTLSGKPIQLQMQGAAPRRLRSRARIIRPAVPAENMMQAFIWYHLVPVEDWNVIVSGRPGATMPLSIAMPSDRISLPREGASLLNVMLDANRAPVDQLHVDLHDAPDGIDASIVADPVMGAAIKFDVSAEEIDPGARGNLLLSVYKEFTPEPTESDPAPRPRRTEYGFLPALPFEVIGQRGSR comes from the coding sequence ATGAAACACAACCAGCCCCTGTTCGTCGCCCGCTCGTTGGCGGTGCTCCTAATCGCGACGCTCTCTCCGTCGGTCGGAGCGCAGAACCGCGGCGCCGCTCCGCACTTGGCATACGTCTACCCGGCCGGTTGCGAGCGTGGGATGACCTGCGAGGTGATGGTCGGCGGTCAATTCCTCAAGGACGCCGCTGAAGTCGACGTGTCCGGTGAAGGGGTTAAGGCGGAAATCGTTCGTTGGTACCGCCCGATGACCGCCGGCGAGTACAACAATTTGAACATGAAGTTTCGCGAGGCACGCGAACGGCTGGTGGGGCAGGCCGTCTTGCGGGGCAACGCGACAAACCCCACCGACCAGGAAATCGCCCTGGCCGCTGGCATCACCGAGGAACAACTTCGCGAGATGGAGATCTATCGCCGGCGCGACCGAGACCCCAAGCGTCAACCCAATGACCAGCTCGAAGAGCAGGTCACGTTGCGATTGACCGTTGCGCTTGAGGCCGAGCCGGGGAAACGGGAGTTGCGTTTTCTGGGCGAGAACTCGATTTCTAACCCGATCTGGTTTCACATCGATCGTTGGATCGAAGTCCGCGAATCGGAACCGAACGACATCGTGGCCACCGAGGTCACCGGGCGGTTCCCGATCGTGATCAACGGCCAAATCATGCCCGGCGATGTGGACCGTTTTCGAATGGAGGCAAAGCAGGGGATGAAACTGGTGATTCAAGTCGCGGCGCGCGACGTGATCCCCTACCTGGCCGATGCCGTCCCGGGATGGTTTCAAGCGGTCGCGGTGATCGTCGACGCGTCTGGTGAGGAGGTCGCGTCGGCGGATTCGTTCTATTTCCGCCAAGACCCGGTGCTGTATTTTGAAGTTCCTCATGACGGCCGGTACACGCTCGAAATCCGCGACGCGCTGTATCGCGGCCGCGAGGATTTCGTGTATCGAATCACGGTCGGCGAGCTTCCGCTGGTCACCAGCGTCTTTCCGCTGGGCGCTCGCGTGGAATCAGAATCGACCATTCAGTTGCGTGGCTGGAATCTGACCAAAACCGAGCAGACGATCCAAACGATGTCGCGGCAGGAGTACCGCCCACAACGTTGGTACTCCTCGATCCAGGGTGACCACGTGGTTCGATTCCCGCTGCAGATCGATCATTGGCCAGAGGTTTCCGAAGAAGCCACCAATGACGATCGGGCTACCGCACAGCAGGTGTCCACACGCATGACCATCAACGGACGCATCGAGCAACCGGGCGACCGCGACGTGTATCGGATCAACGCGTCCGGGCGGATCATCGCCGAAATTCATGCGCGTCGCCTGGGGTCGCCGCTGGATTCCATGTTGACGTTGACCGATGCCGACGGAAATGAGATCGCGTTCAATGATGATCATGAAGATCTTTCACAGGCGATGTTGACCCACCATGCCGATTCGCACTTGGAAGCTTCCATCGGGTCGCAGGTCGACTACTTTTTGACCGTCAGCGATGCACAAGGCAAGGGCGGTCCCGATTTTGGATACCGTCTTCAATTGCGGTCTCCGCAGGCCGATTATCAGCTTCGCGTGACACCGTCGACGATCATGGCCCGCGCCGGGCAGGTCGTGCCGATCACGGTTTTCGCATTGCGCAGCGATGGTTTCGACCAAGACATCGAGTTGTCGCTGGTCGATCCGCCACCGGGGTTTCGCCTGGATGGCGGTGTGATTCCTGGAGAATCCGATCAGGTGCGGATGACATTGTCCGTGCCTCGGACGTTAAGTGGAAAACCGATTCAATTGCAGATGCAGGGGGCGGCGCCGCGACGCTTGCGCAGCCGAGCCAGAATCATTCGTCCGGCCGTCCCCGCAGAAAACATGATGCAGGCGTTCATCTGGTATCACCTGGTTCCCGTCGAAGATTGGAATGTCATCGTCAGCGGACGCCCCGGTGCAACGATGCCGCTGTCGATCGCGATGCCGTCGGATCGAATTTCATTGCCGCGCGAAGGGGCGTCGCTGTTGAACGTGATGCTGGACGCCAACCGTGCGCCCGTCGATCAGTTGCACGTCGATTTGCATGACGCTCCGGATGGAATCGATGCCTCGATCGTTGCAGACCCCGTGATGGGAGCTGCGATTAAATTCGACGTGTCGGCCGAGGAAATTGACCCGGGCGCTCGCGGGAATCTGTTGCTCAGCGTCTACAAAGAGTTTACCCCCGAGCCGACCGAATCCGATCCGGCCCCGCGACCGCGGAGAACCGAATACGGGTTTTTGCCGGCGCTGCCCTTCGAAGTAATTGGGCAAAGGGGAAGTCGGTAG
- a CDS encoding ABC transporter permease translates to MIGGILGRYRAIVWTSLRGVLMHKLRSLLTVLGLVFGVASVIVMLAVAEGASRQAQKQIEALGVSNIILRSKKPSSSESDINYRAWEQEFGLTYGDLRRIEETITAATNVTPLREFRQEARYGAQVLDARIVGVYPSYFESNKIKIVLGRPIEPMDMQRRSNICVVGEDIAKKIFRGRSPINKTIQVDNQHFFRVVGVQEYKTPSAGVGSSLSAANLNEDIVIPLTTDRSRIGDVITRRQQGSYTRQRIEISQITVGVIDRHHVKPVAKALEGLLAKYHPEEDYSITIPLDLLEQAQATQRIFNFVLGATAAISLLVGGIGIMNIMLANVSERTREIGIRRALGAKQADIVFQFLIETASLSLFGTLIGVIVGLAAPALVAYLSGMETVVTVWSVAVAAIVSLSVGIVFGIYPARQAAKLNPIEALRHS, encoded by the coding sequence GTGATCGGTGGCATCCTGGGACGTTATCGAGCCATCGTCTGGACGTCGCTGCGCGGGGTCTTGATGCACAAATTGCGCTCCCTGCTGACCGTGCTGGGGTTGGTGTTCGGCGTCGCCAGCGTGATCGTCATGCTGGCCGTTGCCGAGGGTGCCAGCCGCCAGGCACAGAAACAGATCGAAGCCCTCGGCGTCAGCAACATCATCCTTCGCAGCAAGAAACCCAGCAGCAGCGAGTCGGACATCAATTACCGGGCCTGGGAACAGGAATTCGGGCTGACCTACGGAGACCTGCGCCGCATCGAAGAAACGATCACCGCGGCGACCAACGTGACCCCGCTGCGTGAATTCCGCCAAGAAGCCCGCTACGGGGCTCAAGTGCTGGACGCTCGGATCGTCGGCGTGTACCCCAGCTATTTTGAATCCAACAAGATCAAAATCGTGCTCGGCCGTCCCATCGAACCGATGGACATGCAGCGGCGCTCCAACATCTGTGTGGTCGGCGAAGACATTGCCAAAAAGATCTTTCGCGGCCGATCACCGATCAACAAGACCATCCAAGTCGACAACCAGCATTTTTTTCGTGTCGTCGGGGTCCAGGAGTACAAGACGCCGTCGGCCGGCGTCGGGTCCAGTCTGTCCGCAGCCAATCTGAACGAAGACATCGTGATCCCGTTGACCACCGACCGCAGTCGAATCGGTGACGTGATCACGCGGCGACAACAAGGAAGCTACACTCGGCAGCGGATCGAAATCAGCCAGATCACGGTCGGTGTGATCGACCGTCACCACGTCAAACCGGTCGCCAAAGCGCTCGAAGGCCTGCTGGCCAAGTACCATCCGGAAGAAGACTATTCGATCACGATCCCATTGGACCTGCTCGAACAGGCCCAGGCAACGCAACGGATCTTTAACTTTGTGCTCGGCGCGACCGCCGCTATTTCGTTGCTGGTCGGCGGTATCGGCATCATGAACATCATGCTGGCCAACGTGAGTGAACGCACGCGAGAAATCGGTATTCGCCGCGCGCTGGGCGCCAAACAAGCGGACATCGTGTTTCAATTCCTGATCGAAACCGCGTCGCTGTCCCTGTTCGGCACCCTGATCGGCGTGATCGTCGGCTTGGCCGCGCCCGCACTGGTTGCGTATCTGTCAGGGATGGAAACCGTCGTCACCGTGTGGTCGGTCGCCGTCGCCGCAATCGTTTCACTGTCCGTCGGAATCGTGTTCGGCATCTATCCGGCGCGGCAAGCGGCAAAACTGAATCCGATCGAAGCACTGCGGCACAGTTGA
- a CDS encoding efflux RND transporter periplasmic adaptor subunit, producing the protein MRKVLNLAIFTVVLSAVGYGMLQVPGLFAATDAEADASSTYVVQRRTIEDRVVERGTVESQKTIYGKCEIPGRNKITFIVPEGTEVKKGDKVAEFETTEIDKDIKQKEVEINEAKGTLAEAIQLLSIKEDENATNIAAAKLAFDIAKIDLLKYEKGDFESEKADLNRAIKEAEAELEKVRDEKNNIEILVKKGYRTPQQLLEYQLREQNYQFQVERDKQKLKVLVTYDREKKLTEFRGKVDETDLKYSRAKKTAMAETAKAKAAISNAESAVKILEQQLAELQKLLDKCTLIAEQDGTVAYANERWYDASDRIREGTEMYSGRNVYYLPDMTRMQVKANVHESVVDKITKGQKVDIRLDAFSERKLSGTVSKVAGMAASSYSSVQNYETIIVIDELPKELAIKPGMTAAVDILVGTYEDVVTVPVGAITEHFERAYVYTVDGNTTERRVVKTGRSTHSFVEIVEGLQVGESVALDAYQRGISDFADVEKEAGQASTSRTETPGPQA; encoded by the coding sequence ATGAGAAAGGTCCTTAATCTCGCAATCTTCACTGTGGTCTTGTCTGCCGTCGGCTACGGGATGCTGCAAGTTCCCGGATTGTTCGCTGCGACAGACGCCGAGGCCGACGCAAGTTCCACCTACGTCGTCCAACGCCGGACCATTGAAGATCGCGTGGTCGAACGGGGAACGGTCGAAAGCCAAAAGACCATCTACGGCAAATGTGAAATCCCCGGCCGCAACAAGATCACCTTCATCGTCCCCGAAGGAACCGAGGTCAAGAAGGGCGACAAGGTTGCCGAGTTCGAAACCACCGAAATCGACAAAGATATCAAGCAGAAGGAAGTCGAAATCAACGAGGCCAAGGGAACGTTGGCCGAAGCCATCCAATTGTTGTCGATCAAAGAAGATGAAAACGCCACCAACATTGCCGCAGCCAAACTGGCGTTCGACATCGCCAAGATCGATCTGCTGAAATACGAAAAAGGCGACTTCGAATCCGAAAAGGCCGACTTGAACCGGGCCATCAAGGAAGCCGAAGCGGAATTGGAAAAGGTCCGCGATGAAAAGAACAACATTGAGATCCTGGTCAAAAAAGGTTATCGGACTCCGCAACAGTTGCTGGAGTACCAATTGCGAGAACAGAACTATCAGTTTCAAGTCGAACGCGACAAACAGAAGCTAAAAGTCTTGGTGACCTATGATCGGGAGAAAAAGCTGACGGAATTTCGTGGCAAGGTGGACGAGACCGACCTGAAATACTCGCGTGCCAAGAAGACCGCGATGGCCGAGACGGCCAAGGCCAAAGCGGCAATCTCCAACGCCGAATCCGCCGTCAAGATTCTCGAGCAACAACTCGCCGAACTTCAAAAACTGCTTGACAAATGCACGCTGATCGCCGAGCAGGACGGCACCGTCGCGTACGCGAACGAACGATGGTATGACGCTTCGGATCGGATCCGCGAAGGCACCGAGATGTATTCCGGACGCAACGTCTATTACCTGCCCGATATGACCCGGATGCAAGTCAAGGCGAACGTGCATGAGTCGGTCGTCGACAAGATCACCAAGGGACAAAAGGTCGACATTCGTTTGGACGCGTTCTCCGAACGCAAACTCAGTGGCACCGTGTCGAAGGTTGCCGGGATGGCGGCGAGCAGCTATTCGAGCGTGCAGAATTATGAAACCATCATCGTGATCGACGAACTGCCCAAGGAATTGGCGATCAAGCCCGGCATGACCGCCGCGGTCGACATCTTGGTCGGCACCTACGAAGACGTGGTGACGGTCCCGGTCGGTGCGATCACCGAACATTTCGAACGCGCTTACGTCTACACGGTCGACGGAAACACGACCGAGCGCCGCGTCGTCAAAACGGGTCGTTCGACTCATTCGTTCGTCGAAATCGTCGAGGGGTTGCAGGTCGGTGAATCGGTGGCGCTCGACGCTTACCAGCGTGGCATCAGTGACTTCGCCGACGTCGAAAAAGAAGCCGGTCAGGCGTCCACTTCCAGGACCGAGACGCCGGGGCCGCAAGCGTGA